The genomic region CTCTCCTTTTCATTTTCTATTGTTCTTATTCCACACTTTCATCCTTCAGTCCTTTTGAATCGTTAATGAAGGTTGGAGTTCAAGCTCTACATTTCCTTTAATGGCTCGGGAAATCATACAGCTCGTTTCCGCTTTTTCAGCCAGCTTCCTGAGCTTATCCAGATCCTTATCTGTAGCATGTGCCTGCAGACTTACAGTTGGTTTATGAATAATCTTTTTATAGGTGAATACGCCATTTGTGACATCCACCATGCCCTCTGATTCCATATCCATTTCGTGCAAGGGTAAGTCTGCCCGCTCAATCATCGCCGCTAAGGTAATAATATAGCAGGTTGCTGCAGCCCCCAACAGCATTTCATCAGGATTTGTTCCCTCTCCAGGTCCATCCATTTCAGGCGGGATGGAGATTTTTGTCTTTAGGTTTCCGGCATCTATTTGCCCTACAGTGTTTCTGCCTCCAGGCCAGTCCGCTTTTAAATGAAATGTGTGTTCTGCCATCATTGATTCACTCCTTTAAATAAGTTGAGACTGTTTTTGTGCTGATCGAGCAATCGTCATTTGACACAACCGGTTCACCCTTCACGCACAGGACTCCTTATTCCTTTTCCAGGTATTCCTTCAGAACTTGAACATGATTATGTACAGGGTCCTTTGCTGCGTATAGCAGGGTTACCTTTTCCTGTTCTGCTAATTCCTGTACATAGTCAACGGCTCTTATTTTTTCAGGATGGGCAGCTAATTCCTTTTGATATGCTGATTTAAATTCCTCAAACTTGTCCGGGTCATGGCTGAACCATTTTCGTAAATCCGTGCTCGGGGTGATGTCCTTCAGCCACTCGTCCAGCTGTGCCTTTTGCTTGGATACACCCCGTGGCCAGACTCGATCGACCAGGATGCGTCTACCATCGGCTTCCT from Virgibacillus sp. MSP4-1 harbors:
- a CDS encoding OsmC family protein, giving the protein MAEHTFHLKADWPGGRNTVGQIDAGNLKTKISIPPEMDGPGEGTNPDEMLLGAAATCYIITLAAMIERADLPLHEMDMESEGMVDVTNGVFTYKKIIHKPTVSLQAHATDKDLDKLRKLAEKAETSCMISRAIKGNVELELQPSLTIQKD
- a CDS encoding DUF488 domain-containing protein, coding for MPIEVKRIYEAAEEADGRRILVDRVWPRGVSKQKAQLDEWLKDITPSTDLRKWFSHDPDKFEEFKSAYQKELAAHPEKIRAVDYVQELAEQEKVTLLYAAKDPVHNHVQVLKEYLEKE